The following are from one region of the Macrobrachium nipponense isolate FS-2020 chromosome 21, ASM1510439v2, whole genome shotgun sequence genome:
- the LOC135197692 gene encoding ras association domain-containing protein 10-like, whose protein sequence is MTSEVEIGVWVEGVQKWVTGVTRRTTCHDVIKALLRAQQNARIDDSDVNHYVIVERWRKVERPLDHEQRILKVWRTWGEAVGEVRFSLRRQRDGDSCLSSGGGGSSIGRPERSRRRHKWRHAHHSPKETVHPKKLAREDPKFCETMERLMRLVVAQGETIQTQLRRLQEREHQIEQYEQQMHLLRVQNLGTDYLLHSYLKDEQGEIKDEPGSEEKSNDSGVVTEESALNQEEETAVASGTDELDEIVRLLTKIEHMNTRLLHEEEALAGMLNAVQAADEQQKDEAEVLQQELACVALAHAQLVSNVRQNEITLREMETVLWQQRKELDALLREDTESDMETRALQQHLNYIIHLPPTAFRLPEEDEEEEDEVSKKPVPAPAVNSSAPPPPPPPSAATITERVPPVTAQKPTNGNTTLVSILKNSSTKNVIWEEDEEEDSPPPLPSCPPPVIDDEDDGDSANNSSLCVSSRSSTSSEASTSSSTSGLNSKVPDSSPPNKSTSSLKSSKTSSERSGKDTDSTDSNSDTGLSSLHSSSDEGVYVLDTLV, encoded by the exons ATGACGAGTGAGGTGGAGATCGGAGTGTGGGTGGAGGGCGTGCAGAAGTGGGTGACGGGCGTGACTCGGCGCACCACCTGCCATGACGTCATCAAGGCCCTGCTTCGCGCGCAGCAAAACGCGCGCATCGACGATAGTGACGTCAACCATTACGTCATCGTTGAGAGATGGCGGAAGGTGGAGAGGCCCCTCGACCACGAGCAGAGAATACTCAAG GTATGGCGCACCTGGGGCGAGGCCGTCGGAGAGGTCCGTTTCTCCCTTCGGCGTCAGCGCGACGGAGATAGCTGCCTGTCCTCCGGAGGGGGCGGCAGTAGCATCGGGCGGCCGGAGCGGAGTCGGAGACGACACAAGTGGAGGCATGCCCACCACAGCCCCAAAGAGACCGTTCATCCCAAGAAGCTGGCCAGAGAGGACCCGAAATTCTG TGAGACTATGGAGAGACTGATGCGTCTGGTAGTAGCACAGGGAGAGACTATCCAGACACAACTCCGTAGACTCCAAGAGCGGGAACATCAAATCGAGCAGTATGAGCAGCAGATGCACCTGCTTCGCGTTCAGAACCTGGGCACCGACTACCTGCTTCATTCGTACCTCAAGGATGAACAGGGTGAAATAAAAGATGAGCCTGGAAGTGAAGAGAAGAGCAACGACTCGGGTGTCGTAACCGAGGAGAGTGCTTTGAACCAGGAGGAAGAAACTGCTGTTGCATCTGGTACCGACGAACTGGATGAGATTGTCAGACTTTTAACTAAAATCGAGCACATGAATACGCGACTATTGCACGAGGAAGAGGCATTAGCTGGGATGTTGAATGCTGTGCAAGCTGCTGATGAACAGCAGAAAGATGAAGCTGAAGTTTTGCAGCAAGAATTGGCTTGCGTTGCACTTGCACACGCACAATTGGTCTCCAACGTACGACAGAATGAAATCACCCTCAGAGAAATGGAAACGGTTCTCTGGCAACAACGGAAAGAGCTGGATGCCCTTCTAAGAGAAGATACAGAATCAGACATGGAAACGCGAGCTTTACAGCAACATCTCAATTACATTATCCACCTCCCACCTACAGCTTTCCGTTTACccgaggaggacgaggaggaggaggatgaggtaagtAAAAAGCCAGTACCGGCACCTGCTGTAAACTCGAGTGctccaccaccaccgccgccacCATCAGCAGCTACAATAACAGAGAGAGTACCACCTGTAACTGCCCAAAAACCTACTAATGGTAACACTACTTTAGTTTCTATTCTAAAAAATAGCAGTACCAAAAATGTTATatgggaggaggatgaggaagaggataGTCCGCCTCCTCTTCCGTCCTGTCCTCCTCCAGTAATAGACGACGAAGATGATGGGGACTCCGCAAACAACAGCAGTCTGTGCGTGAGTTCACGATCTAGTACGTCCTCAGAAGCTTCTACAAGTAGCTCTACCAGTGGTCTCAATAGTAAAGTGCCTGATAGTTCTCCACCAAATAAGTCAACATCCTCCTTGAAGTCGTCAAAAACCTCCTCTGAGAGAAGTGGGAAGGACACAGACTCTACAGACTCTAATTCAGATACAGGTTTAAGTTCTCTGCATAGCAGTAGTGATGAAGGTGTTTATGTCCTTGACACTCTAGTATAA